In one Brienomyrus brachyistius isolate T26 chromosome 5, BBRACH_0.4, whole genome shotgun sequence genomic region, the following are encoded:
- the LOC125742191 gene encoding ubiquitin carboxyl-terminal hydrolase 37-like isoform X2, whose product MSAHRILSMSCGYLCWWPRKKQHDIGAAEEAEVNRVTTTRPQKRRLKFQRKFPWLKLAKSRAKESSDEDTRSSGDCKDSGSSNALASTQSRNLTIVDSESLTSDASSTGSSVEEHPSPPEVTRDIPPNEGPGMWPRRFPIWPAPFFMGDRGDAAEGQQPRLVCLGLPNLGQTCYMNATLQCLFHLPSFCEDISRQEEYWRLVPSADLLRCFTDLASAHGSSGKQKTLLKHLLPKVSCHFDEDEQNDAHEFFSCLMSRISELGNLIQARMRTTTYTCPVGGNMGFQMLCQRTCASCGGQSTRTEDFNNLSLDVIPLVPVQDLLENYFKDTEVELTCATCSGSEAVLSWTFLTLPRVLVLHLKRFSYTPQYQLKKVQDPVLLCREITLLPHFREISQVTDRPQSADPEEPHLKDAETTQEAHASVEDLPGDVPRMPGSGDAGLVEEESHTSCRNLPTVDSPPPADEPETGTEQHTPALLRVGTVGGSQGEPAVSETPRAQPARHRYQLAGVLSHLGSSATSGRIHICADRDLRQVLSHDETSLASTMTFRPSLTYVILRQGEFLCLSSCSNVIQAKMLNSHVT is encoded by the exons ATGAGCGCTCATCGAATTCTAAGTATGTCTTGTGGATATCTTTGCTGGTGGCCCAGAAAAAAG CAACACGACATCGGTGCTGCTGAAGAGGCAGAAGTCAACAGGGTTACGACAACTAGACCCCAGAAGAGAAGACTGAAGTTCCAGCGCAAGTTTCCATGGCTGAAGCTTGCCAAGTCGAGAGCAAAGGAGAG CTCCGACGAGGACACACGGTCGTCAGGTGACTGCAAGGACTCTGGGTCAAGCAACGCATTGGCAAGCACCCAGAGCCGCAACCTCACGATCGTCGACTCGGAG TCATTGACATCGGACGCCTCCTCTACTGGGAGTAGTGTAGAGGAGCACCCGTCCCCTCCGGAGGTGACACGGGACATCCCCCCCAATGAGGGACCTGGAATGTGGCCGAGAAG GTTCCCCATATGGCCGGCCCCATTCTTCATGGGGGATAGGGGTGATGCGGCGGAGGGACAGCAGCCGCGGCTGGTCTGCCTTGG GCTACCAAACCTTGGGCAGACCTGCTACATGAACGCCACCCTGCAGTGTCTGTTCCACCTGCCGTCCTTCTGCGAGGACATCAGTCGGCAGGAGGAATACTGGCGGCTGGTCCCGTCTGCTGACCTGTTGAG ATGTTTCACCGATCTGGCTTCCGCCCATGGATCAAGTGGAAAGCAGAAGACTCTGCTGAAACATCTGCTCCCCAAGGTGTCGTGCCATTTCGATGAAGACGAGCAGAAT GACGCCCATGAGTttttcagctgcctgatgtcCAGGATCAGCGAGCTGGGAAACTTGATCCAGGCCCGGATGAGGACGACCACATACACCTGTCCGGTTGGAGGAAACATGGGCTTTCAGATGCTGTGCCAGAGGACTTGTGCCAG CTGTGGAGGACAGTCAACCAGGACGGAGGACTTCAACAATCTGTCCTTGGACGTCATCCCCCTCGTCCCGGTGCAAGACCTCCTGGAGAACTATTTCAAG GACACAGAGGTGGAGCTGACTTGTGCCACCTGCAGTGGGAGCGAGGCTGTCCTGTCATGGACATTCCTCACACTGCCTCG TGTCCTGGTCCTGCACTTGAAGAGGTTCAGCTATACCCCACAGTATCAGCTGAAGAAAGTGCAGGACCCAGTTCTCCTCTGTAGGGAGATCACCCTGCTCCCCCACTTCAGGGAGATCTCCCAGGTCACAGACAGGCCCCAGTCAGCAGACCCTGAGGAGCCTCATCTGAAGGATGCCGAAACCACACAAGAGGCACATGC GTCAGTGGAAGATCTTCCAGGGGATGTCCCTAGGATGCCAGGCAGCGGCGATGCAGGActtgtggaggaggagagccatacTTCGTGCCGCAATTTACCTACAGTGGACTcaccgccccctgcag ATGAACCTGAGACAGGCACAGAGCAGCATACGCCTGCACTCCTGAGAGTAGGGACAGTTGGAGGAAGTCAA GGAGAGCCAGCGGTCTCCGAGACGCCGAGAGCACAGCCAGCCAGACACCGATATCAGCTCGCTGGTGTTCTCAGCCACCTGGGCTCCAGCGCCACCTCTGGTAGGATACATATATGCGCAGACAGGGACCTCAGACAGGTTCTGTCCCACGACGAGACGTCACTCGCGAGTACTATGACGTTCCGCCCTTCTCTTACTTATGTTATACTCAGGCAGGGAGAATTCTTATGCTTGAGTAGCTGCTCAAATGTGATTCAAGCGAAGATGCTAAATAGTCATGTGACCTAG
- the LOC125742191 gene encoding ubiquitin carboxyl-terminal hydrolase 37-like isoform X1 encodes MSAHRVLSMSCLFFCWWPRKKQHDIGAAEEAEVNRVTTTRPQKRRLKFQRKFPWLKLAKSRAKESSDEDTRSSGDCKDSGSSNALASTQSRNLTIVDSESLTSDASSTGSSVEEHPSPPEVTRDIPPNEGPGMWPRRFPIWPAPFFMGDRGDAAEGQQPRLVCLGLPNLGQTCYMNATLQCLFHLPSFCEDISRQEEYWRLVPSADLLRCFTDLASAHGSSGKQKTLLKHLLPKVSCHFDEDEQNDAHEFFSCLMSRISELGNLIQARMRTTTYTCPVGGNMGFQMLCQRTCASCGGQSTRTEDFNNLSLDVIPLVPVQDLLENYFKDTEVELTCATCSGSEAVLSWTFLTLPRVLVLHLKRFSYTPQYQLKKVQDPVLLCREITLLPHFREISQVTDRPQSADPEEPHLKDAETTQEAHASVEDLPGDVPRMPGSGDAGLVEEESHTSCRNLPTVDSPPPADEPETGTEQHTPALLRVGTVGGSQGEPAVSETPRAQPARHRYQLAGVLSHLGSSATSGRIHICADRDLRQVLSHDETSLASTMTFRPSLTYVILRQGEFLCLSSCSNVIQAKMLNSHVT; translated from the exons ATGAGCGCACATCGAGTACTAAGTATGTCTTGCTTATTTTTTTGCTGGTGGCCCAGAAAAAAG CAACACGACATCGGTGCTGCTGAAGAGGCAGAAGTCAACAGGGTTACGACAACTAGACCCCAGAAGAGAAGACTGAAGTTCCAGCGCAAGTTTCCATGGCTGAAGCTTGCCAAGTCGAGAGCAAAGGAGAG CTCCGACGAGGACACACGGTCGTCAGGTGACTGCAAGGACTCTGGGTCAAGCAACGCATTGGCAAGCACCCAGAGCCGCAACCTCACGATCGTCGACTCGGAG TCATTGACATCGGACGCCTCCTCTACTGGGAGTAGTGTAGAGGAGCACCCGTCCCCTCCGGAGGTGACACGGGACATCCCCCCCAATGAGGGACCTGGAATGTGGCCGAGAAG GTTCCCCATATGGCCGGCCCCATTCTTCATGGGGGATAGGGGTGATGCGGCGGAGGGACAGCAGCCGCGGCTGGTCTGCCTTGG GCTACCAAACCTTGGGCAGACCTGCTACATGAACGCCACCCTGCAGTGTCTGTTCCACCTGCCGTCCTTCTGCGAGGACATCAGTCGGCAGGAGGAATACTGGCGGCTGGTCCCGTCTGCTGACCTGTTGAG ATGTTTCACCGATCTGGCTTCCGCCCATGGATCAAGTGGAAAGCAGAAGACTCTGCTGAAACATCTGCTCCCCAAGGTGTCGTGCCATTTCGATGAAGACGAGCAGAAT GACGCCCATGAGTttttcagctgcctgatgtcCAGGATCAGCGAGCTGGGAAACTTGATCCAGGCCCGGATGAGGACGACCACATACACCTGTCCGGTTGGAGGAAACATGGGCTTTCAGATGCTGTGCCAGAGGACTTGTGCCAG CTGTGGAGGACAGTCAACCAGGACGGAGGACTTCAACAATCTGTCCTTGGACGTCATCCCCCTCGTCCCGGTGCAAGACCTCCTGGAGAACTATTTCAAG GACACAGAGGTGGAGCTGACTTGTGCCACCTGCAGTGGGAGCGAGGCTGTCCTGTCATGGACATTCCTCACACTGCCTCG TGTCCTGGTCCTGCACTTGAAGAGGTTCAGCTATACCCCACAGTATCAGCTGAAGAAAGTGCAGGACCCAGTTCTCCTCTGTAGGGAGATCACCCTGCTCCCCCACTTCAGGGAGATCTCCCAGGTCACAGACAGGCCCCAGTCAGCAGACCCTGAGGAGCCTCATCTGAAGGATGCCGAAACCACACAAGAGGCACATGC GTCAGTGGAAGATCTTCCAGGGGATGTCCCTAGGATGCCAGGCAGCGGCGATGCAGGActtgtggaggaggagagccatacTTCGTGCCGCAATTTACCTACAGTGGACTcaccgccccctgcag ATGAACCTGAGACAGGCACAGAGCAGCATACGCCTGCACTCCTGAGAGTAGGGACAGTTGGAGGAAGTCAA GGAGAGCCAGCGGTCTCCGAGACGCCGAGAGCACAGCCAGCCAGACACCGATATCAGCTCGCTGGTGTTCTCAGCCACCTGGGCTCCAGCGCCACCTCTGGTAGGATACATATATGCGCAGACAGGGACCTCAGACAGGTTCTGTCCCACGACGAGACGTCACTCGCGAGTACTATGACGTTCCGCCCTTCTCTTACTTATGTTATACTCAGGCAGGGAGAATTCTTATGCTTGAGTAGCTGCTCAAATGTGATTCAAGCGAAGATGCTAAATAGTCATGTGACCTAG